From Deinococcus humi, a single genomic window includes:
- a CDS encoding MliC family protein: MKMYRRPASLLILTATVAGISLGTANAGGAGAPPLSIKRSFSYICDLGKKISVTYVDYGTNGPMFAVLKWNGMDYGLAEAISASGARYAGLNGPAQARGGLEWWEHQGEATLSTFMDGDTSKTQALLTGCKTN, from the coding sequence ATGAAGATGTATCGCCGTCCTGCTTCTCTTCTCATCCTGACCGCCACCGTCGCTGGAATCTCGCTGGGCACAGCGAACGCAGGTGGAGCTGGTGCACCCCCTCTGTCCATTAAGCGGAGCTTCTCCTACATCTGCGATCTGGGCAAGAAAATCAGCGTGACGTATGTTGATTACGGCACAAATGGCCCCATGTTCGCCGTCTTGAAGTGGAATGGCATGGACTACGGCCTAGCTGAGGCAATCAGCGCCAGCGGCGCGCGTTACGCGGGGCTGAATGGTCCTGCTCAGGCGCGCGGCGGCTTAGAGTGGTGGGAACATCAGGGCGAGGCGACACTCAGCACGTTCATGGACGGCGACACAAGTAAGACACAGGCGCTGCTCACTGGCTGTAAAACGAACTGA